cctaatgtTCCACAAAGAAGACACCCACCTGATGTGGCTGATTCATCTGCAAAGTGTCACTCAAATTACTTAACCTGTACAAACCAGGAAAGACTCAACATGACCGAAACTACTCCTTTTACCAGCATATGACTGGTTCCAATCCAGTTCCTGCACCTAATTTTAAACCGCTCAGGGCATTTCTTTACTggaaccaaaaaatagcagatTTTCCCTGACCTGAAGTGCAAACTGTGACAACATAATTGGGTGTCTCCTATTCTGCAGACCGATAAGAGTGGACAGAGAAGACAACAACAGAGACATTAAGTAAGAAATTGTCAGGCAAAAAAGAGCGTGCAGTGGTCTCATTAATAGCTGgtatgtgcttgtttttggggTACAGTCAAATATGTGTAACAGAAAAAAGACTGGAAGTAATCAATAAGATCCATGATTTAGCTGCTTTGTTTACGTCTGTTGTGCAAAGTGCAACGCCCTCCCTTTATGACACATCATTGATTGCAAAGTGTCTAAATGCGGGCTGGTTCATTGGATAGCGCCATGGTTGCATCATTGTCAATGTGTGTCAGCCCAAAGCCTTCCTCAGGGTGTCGATGTAAAATAGAGACACAGTCAAAACCCACTCAGTACTGGCCACCTGTCTAAGTtcacaaaaaatccaaactggtagaaaatatttccacacacacatacatctgtGCAGTGTTTCACTTAATACTCGAGCTTTCCATCTATCAGACCTTACTAAGAACATACATGAATCAACTATGGACAGGAAGGTAAAAATAACCCATCTCAGTCAAATCATTCACAGTATGCAACACGCTGAATTGTTTGGTACTATTATAAGGTGCTTCTGATATTATGTTCTGTAATCACTGTGTTCCAACTAGAATGGCTTTCATTTGTATGCTTCACAGTACTTTAGTCAGTACCCAAAAAACTACAATTCCCAGGAGGCAGAGCTTCTACCACTAGGGTTGTGCACAGATGTGTTGCATAGTGACAATGATTTGTCTGAAATCGGTTATTTTAACCTGCCTGTCCATTGTTGATTGGGATGTATAAAATTGGGTTGTTGGAGCTGACCTTAGTCAGCTTAGATCATGCATACAAATACTGGTATATatgtttgaactttttttcaatatggaCATACTGCTTATAATGTTAGCTTGGTAAGGTTCTccacaattcaatcattcagttaattttactgacaccatgagcaccaaagaagacagcatcacaaaaaaaagtgagggAGATTAGTAGaggactatttaaaaaaaaatgctaaggaaaaatgtccaatgaACTGCATTTGTAATCAGCAAAATTatgtatttcaaattattttacagagtttaaaaaagcaTATATCTTCCATTTCATTTCTGGCtttgtaattacttttttactttctcgtttttttcctttttttttttttttacactatttttggaaatttttcaGGTTAATATCTTTTACATTCCACAGATTTCATACtaacttctgggtcatttcttcttttgttgctcagttACCTTCTTCATAAAAAAGGCCAATTTGATCAagtctcaaaaggttaaataaatgatttaattgtgtttccatctttgctgagcaacagttttgtgtaaaaagaaaataaaagcccGTCCCATATAGATGCCTATCCCGAATATAAGCCTGCTGAGTTCAAcgatttaagaaaataatagcCCGCGCTATTCATCAAAGTTTTAcggtatatttttatttttatagaaattgttttgttgGGTCCATAGAGTGTATGATTTTCAGATATGCTGCATGCAGTGACATTGAAGGTATTTGTAGCTCCGGCCTTGCGACCTTCCGTAAATAGTGAGGTAATGGGTTTAAAGCGGCTCTGCGGCTTGTGGTGACCTCTGCCTGCCGCAGAGAGAACAGCTCCGCACCGGGACAAACACCCTGACCGTGGCGGCCCGAAGGCATCCTGCATTCCCAGCGTTTTCCTGACAGTCTCATGGACATCATGTTGTGGTGACAGCCGCCTGGGCTGGACTCATCAGCAGCCTCGCTCTGGCAACTTTTAATAGTTCACTCACTGCGTGAGCGTCGCCCAGCTCTCGAGAATGTCTTTGCACGCGCGTCGTTAGTGTCAGTTGGTTAAAGTTGTGTAGCCGTTAGCTTTCTGTTTAGTTAGCATATTCAAGCGTTTGTAGCACACAAGCTAGCTAATGTCTTGTGTGGTCACCAGCTTTAAGCGGCTGTCAGCATCATCATTGGGACCACGGGTATCTTTCATACCCGGCCGTCTGATGGAAGGGTGACGGGAATGATGCTGAGCTTCCTCCGTATCATTTTAACAGGTGAGCTAAAAATGGCTAGCTACGCTGATTAGCAAGCTAACTCTGAAGCAGCACCAGCTAGGTAGCTTATGGTTTGTGTGGTTATGCAACGGGATAATTTACCTGGCAATTCACTTTAGTTTGCGCTGTTACATATAGGCGACTACATTATATTCAacaaaggaaaatataaaagtgttttCTCGTGTTTGTACCGTCTAAAACTTTGTCTCAAAAAGATGACCTAATGCTAGCACCCTGCAGCTGAATTGTCTTACAACGTTAATTAAAGTAAGAGACTGATCAGTCGGCAAATACAGTGAGCTGAAATTACAGTAGACACTGGAATACAGCCattgcaatataaaaaatactgtgcaaattgaaaaattTGTAGCATCTGAAGTGCACAAAGGTAAATAAAGTGCATGGTGATCCTGTAAAATGAGCAGGATAGATTAAGAGATAAACATCTCTCCATCATGACGTTGTTGTCAACATAAAAGAcaagaaacaatataaaaacaccCTAGGtgtcatatttatatataacgTAATCAACAGAAGCATCCATAGTCATTATCATCAACATCACCATCAATCATCACATAAACAtaccaaaaataacaacttGCCAAGAGATTAGCCTCTACTTAATGTGACTCTTCCCCTACTCTGTAttcaaaagagaaataaatgaagGGAGGagacttaaaaaattatttcagttGAGCATGCTGGGCAGTTTGTACAAtggtttatttttgcattattttgtttatttttatgtgagaCATGTAAAgtcattttgatgaaatatcaccATTCTAAGCTTAGATTTGGTTATGTGTTTTCTAATGGTGAGTTTTCATCTCATAAagtgttcaaggactgttgcaaatttgaaaatccaacaataatttctgttttcacagtttttggctatgataaatggtgtcattttgttgaattttaaagATAACATACCTTCAGTATGGGAATTTCTCTGTAAGATATCCATCCCAGAAAACACTGTGGTTTCATggtattacaaaattattattattatcagttacgCTTACccttaaaggaattttaaaaaaaagatttttaaaacaaattttaaaaattgaattttaaaaattccttttgaaaataactacaGATTTGATTCTCTGTCCAGTTGTATTTTTCCAAAAccatagataaataaatgtacacGGTGTGATAACAAATAAttgatgttaatgttaataGATGTACCTAATAAACGAGCAACTGAGTGTAAATAGCTGCTATTGTTGAAATTTGAAGTATGTTTGAATCTGTGTTTGTCTCATAATAATTCCATGTTTGTAATTTTCTCTCAGGCCTGTTAGGAGTTCTCTGGGATGGAGTTACGGCTTTTGGTAAGATTTGGATCGATATAAACCTGCTGCATCCATAGCTGTTCATAACACTTTTGGTTTCTCAGTAATTTTTCTGTGGTCTACAGGTGGAGTGAGATTAGTGGATGGGGAGAACAAGTGTTCTGGCAGAGTTGAAGTACGCCGCCATGACCAGTGGGGGACAGTTTGTGACCACGGGTGGGACCTCCGAGAAGCTGATGTGGTGTGCCTGGAGCTGGGCTGTGGCTTAGCTGTGTCACCTGTACATGGTGCAGTATTTGGTGCAGGCAGTGGAGAGATCTGGCTGAGGCATGTCCAGTGCACAGGACACGAGTCCAGTTTGACACGCTGTGCTGTCGTCCTCCACAGTAATGAACACTGCACCCATGAGAATGATGCAGGGGTGAAATGCTCAGGTGAGACTCAGCTCTGTCGAGGTATTTTATCTGCTGTGGAGCAGAGCCACATGGTTGACGTGAGTGATTTCTGCTGGTTGGATTCATAGAGGCTATTCTGGTTATtgacagggttcccacaaaCCTGGAAATGTCACGGAATTTAACTCATTTTTAAGGCCTGAAATagtcatgaaattagtaaaaagcattgaatgtttggaaaaaacatggaattgttgtgtttaaaaaaaataattgttacaATGATTTGGGGCCTCAACGTAATGTTATAACAGCAAATGTATCTTCTTTAAGTTAGCTGTTAACAtaatgtagctctaatatgtgttGACTTAGGACAACATGATGTGTCTTTTCTGCACAGATATTGCGATGCGTAATGGTTGCATCAATGGACATCAAacagggatgcacaatattggattttttgcagatatccgatatgctgatatataacaactcattttgcTGGTAACTGATACCTATATCGATGTATACACTTttttcccacctaattttagtgatcatcaagtctcttctgttgtGGAATTATATGCATATGCATACGCTTTGTTGTGATGgctcaccagcagatggagacattaaatgcaatgctttttaatggatgtaatattcattcattgtgcaaaattaaaaaaaaaaaaactgtgactaCGGGTTGATTTTTGTACGTTTTACTTTtcgataaaacaaaaattttaattgGTTTGTGATACTGGCAGATATCGGCATGTTGGCGgattccgatatttcattttaaagccaaaatctgctgatactgatgacataccaatattattgtgcatccctagggTGCATTGTCAAATAAGGCAAATTAGCTTAAACAAATAATTTGCTGCTTCATACAAATGGAAAAGTTGCACCGTTCTCATTGTGACCAATATCAGACAAGCCTTTCAGGTTATGTGTCTGTGACATTATGGGAAGTTAGACTTAGCCGGCAAGTGCTGAATGCACAGTGAAATGCATGCTGTTCCAAAATGGAAATTTTATCATGtgtctttgaaaagtcattgaaaaattttgaaattttgtcagtgCCAGTATAACTGCCACTGCCTTATTCACATtttgggattgtttttttttgctcacaggTACCCTTTTAATGCCCACCCTCACCCTGCTGTCACCTCACACTGTGTTCTCTCCCGGCGAGGCTGTCCGCTTTGGCTGCAGTGTACTGCTGGGTCACCACCTCAGTGACTTCCACCTGTACAAGCATGGAGTTTCCACGCCACTGGTTACACAGAGGGCGGACCAGACCCTGACCAGAGTAGAGCTCACACTGTCCGACATAGAGACGTTCCACCAGGGCAGCTACAGTTGTCGGTACAGGATCAAGAGTGGTTTCCCTTCTCAGTTGCTCGAATCTCCACCCAGCAACTCCATCAACATCACTGTTGGTAAGTTGTAACTGCGTTGTCTAATCCATATCAGCTCTGTTAGTGCCCACTCTCATGgcactttgttttgttgtgaaatcTATCTTAGACAATTGTTTCTCTGCCCAAGTCGACATAATGGGTGTGTGTCAATGCCATGCCACTTAAGTTTAATTAGACAGTGTTTGAATCCTTGATCTTCGTCAGGTTAAGAAATTGATTGAATGCACATTTCCAGTACATATATATCTGTTTAAtgttattacatatttttatttatatggcacTCTGTATTgtcattctttcattcattgTAGTAGTGTTACATATACTGTAATTATCATCAactaattttgatttatttaattttccatatTCATTGTGGTATTGGCAATTACATTCTGCACGTAatggtattttttaatctgatgttctgatttttgacttttttttatatgactCTCACAGATTATTAATTAGTATAAATCTGGAGTATAACCCTACCGAaaaggcttttttattttagaatattttataaagaaatgGTTATAAGTAAAATTCTAATTTTACAGTTAAGGCCCAATTTGGTTTTGAACAAAATCCACATCTTTAACCTGATGAAACCTCTGTATTACCCTAAATAacctttttaattcttttttgaCTGATCCCACAGTGGAACTCTTGACTCCCCAACACTGGTACAACACGTCCACCGAGGCCCCGGCTGGTTCCGTCATTAAAGGCCACAATTTCAACATCACCTGCTCCACCCCACAGCAGTACCCTGGAGGTTCCTTCCAGCTGCGTCTGATCCGCTCCAATGGCACAGTGCGCCAGTCCCTGCCTGCCCTCACCCCGTCCGTCACTTTCACCTTTCCCAACGCCCAGAGCTCCAACGAGGGCTACTACTACTGCCTGTATCGGGTCCAGCTGGGTGGACGCACCTTTGTCTCCAGAGAGAGCCAGCCCCTGCCTATAGCCATCAGAGGTGACACTCATAATAATAATCCGTGAGATTCTATGTAGATATTCCTAAAGTGTACAGCTTTTTACTGGTTGCATGTAACTTATACATTGCTCCACTCCCCCTCAGACCCAGATCCAGTACTGAGTCCAATGGTGATCAGCTGGCTTGTGTCCGGCCTGACATTTGTTGTGGCTGTCATCATTATAATCATTGTGGCCAAGGTGCTGTGTAACAAAGAGAAGAAGCCCACTGAACTGGAGCGAGAGACCAGAACCTGTAAGTTCCTCTTTCCAACAGAAGCTTTTGAGCTCAGAAAATATCCTGTATGTGGACCCAGAATAATAGATGTGTGTCTGTCCTCAGGTGTGGACAACACTTATGTTGCCTTATCAATCAACAAGCTATGACGGAGTATGCAGGCAAAAGATCACTAAAGGTATTGAAGGTCATACATAATACTTGCACATTTGGTGCCTATAAAATAGTATTTACCCTCCTTGGAGGTTTcgtgttttattcttttatgaaaattaatcaaaggagatttgatttttttcttgtatctttGGAGGTAGGGCTGGGCGTTATTAATATAGGATGAAAcgatatttattatataaagaTAGTTTGATATTGTGTTATGTAATATATGTTTACAACTGATCTGATCAGaacaatggatgagaggagcagctgtttgtgagtgaaagcaaacttttagacccagcagaatgaaagGTTTCACTTTCAATAGGCCTAAATATCTAGTGCTCCGCCTCTTCCCAGAGTATGCTCAGTGACGACAGTGTGGTGCTGAAAATAActaaacagtatatatatattcccatccagctccaaaaatatctTGTGCCGCCAGGTTTTTTAATTTAGTGGccagccaaaaataaaattatgtataaaaaattttaaagcatATCCTCATAAAATAGTTACCatgatattttacaaaaatgcacatacaatTGTTCATATATCTAATAAAGTAGTACCCCTTGTTATTATGTTACATACTTAACGCAAAGTTTCGTTCTTAAAGTGAAGATCAATACTGTGGGTTGAGTTGAGAAAAGGAAGCACGCCACAGAATTCACCGTGATTTAATATTGTGAACAAATGTATCTGTAATACTTTCAAGGAGGGGTGAATACTTTTCATAGGCActgtaatatttgatttttcatCTCCTGTGTCCATTTTCTTACTTGTGCCACATTAATGAAGTCAAGTGAAgcattttgtttcatgtttttcgCAGAATCACAATTGGGTGGACAGTTAGAGGGCTCTCACTGCGTCCATCGTGAATTCAGTCTGCAGGACTGCTTGGTCGGTCATCCACCACATCTTTGGCAAAAGGCACCACCTGGACCCAGTTCAGTACAGTTTAGATGAGGCACAATTTTGACTGAACTCTAATAGATCTCCATCACACTGAACTTCAGGCTAGTGTCACTGCTGGGAAATAATGGATATAATGGTGAGACGTGATCTATCAGCCACAGAAGACCGACAGTAGTATGTATTTCCAGTTCAAAGTCTGTAGTGGTTCTAGCTAGACTCAGACTTGGCTACTGCCATGACACCAGATGTATGaaatgtggggggggggggactgtTATGTGGGCCCCTCTGGTCTgtataaatgcagtttaaaaacattttgtatttattaccAGGTAACACTAATGATAGGCTCCACTAGCTTAAGATGTACGTGCTTCTACAGATCAATGATCCTTAAAGGATtagatgtttttgtatttaagtctAACCCTATTATGCAtcttatgtcatttaaaatatgtacataaTTGCACTTAAAGTTGGTAAATAGAAGCTGTAGTtgattaaaatgctgctgttgttggagCTTCTTGGTTCAATGAGTTTTGTTTGGCAGTCTACAAATAGGTTGATTTATAGCATTAGATCAAACTACATATGCTTTTAACATAATGTAAAattcaatagatttttttaacctctATTATTTAAACAGCTAAAATGAATTTGTTGCTCTTGAATAAATTACTCTGTGCGTCAAGTGTTTACATATACAAGCTTTTTAATAGTTTGAATTATGTAacagcaatataaaacacatcacatcaaaCTCTACAGGAtgtaaagtttgttttgtgtcgTACAAATGAGTGATATCTATTGAAACAAAGCACAAACATGGCAATACAGCTCATATAAATTgttcaatttttaaattttcagccGAGATAAAATGTCTCTCTAACTACTtattaaacactgaaacacaacatCAATAATAAAATCCCGATTATTCCTACAAAACCACTGAGGCACTTGCATTACAGCTGGTCTGCAAACAGTCCCAACTGTacttcattttaatgatttctgaTAACTGACAAAAGGAAGCATTGTTGTACCCCAAGGTTCTATCAAATGCATGGATTTACTCAATCCTCATATCAACAATATACACAGAACCAAAGACACCCTTACaatcaacactgaaaaaaggaaaaatttgtCCAGGTGTTAGACACATTCTGGTCTATGTGTTTTAgtgcaaagaaaaataagaaaatatttcataaaatctGGTGAAATGAAAATTTTGCCTCGAaatctaaaatataaacaatgtcTATTAAGTCTAATAAGAGATTTGTGTTGTCTAATTTGGGTGTGAAATTAAAGGATATTGCTCATTAATAATTGTatgatgttgattaaaaaagtcATCTTCCCAGGCGGACAGTCACTGTGAATAACTGAAGCTTAGAGTAGATACCTCAAAACAGAAGCATTTTGTAATGCGTTATGTGCTTAACAAAATCACAGTCAACATAAGAATGCCCCTTCTTAAACGAGACATTTTAtcataatccacagacctcaaAGGGATAGctcttttataaaaacaaaacaaaacagggttGTATAAGGTGCGTTATCCACAGtggatgtcagtcagcatgccacCAGTTTAGAGAAGCTGGCTGGTGCCTGTGCTGGAGGCTAAGAAACACCCTGCTGTGGAGccttattttagccacctaaaaacaaAGTCTGTACACTATGTAAAGACAATGCAGCTGTTATActgctctcttcaaagtcaAACTCAACTGAGAAAAACcgtgatttaacattgctgatcacaggagctgctggtctaccactgtggctttgacgagagcatagACGGAGAGCTAAAGCTGTTAC
The DNA window shown above is from Plectropomus leopardus isolate mb chromosome 8, YSFRI_Pleo_2.0, whole genome shotgun sequence and carries:
- the si:ch211-150o23.3 gene encoding uncharacterized protein si:ch211-150o23.3; this encodes MMLSFLRIILTGLLGVLWDGVTAFGGVRLVDGENKCSGRVEVRRHDQWGTVCDHGWDLREADVVCLELGCGLAVSPVHGAVFGAGSGEIWLRHVQCTGHESSLTRCAVVLHSNEHCTHENDAGVKCSGTLLMPTLTLLSPHTVFSPGEAVRFGCSVLLGHHLSDFHLYKHGVSTPLVTQRADQTLTRVELTLSDIETFHQGSYSCRYRIKSGFPSQLLESPPSNSINITVVELLTPQHWYNTSTEAPAGSVIKGHNFNITCSTPQQYPGGSFQLRLIRSNGTVRQSLPALTPSVTFTFPNAQSSNEGYYYCLYRVQLGGRTFVSRESQPLPIAIRDPDPVLSPMVISWLVSGLTFVVAVIIIIIVAKVLCNKEKKPTELERETRTCVDNTYVALSINKL